In one Aeromicrobium erythreum genomic region, the following are encoded:
- a CDS encoding acetyl-CoA C-acetyltransferase, producing MTEAYIYDAIRTPRGRGKKTGSLHEVKPISLLNGLLEEIKTRNPDLDANQVDDVVLGVVSPVGDQGADISRTAVLAAGFGEQVAGVQLNRFCGSGLESVNQASARVKSGWEDLIVAGGVESMSRVPMASDGGAWAMDPRTALDTDFVPQGIGADLIATLEGFSRDDVDQFAAESQARAAKAIANGYFANSVIPVKDVNGMTILDHDEFVREGTTAESLAGLKPSFKDLGDFAGFDAVALEKYTTVEKINHVHHAGNSSGIVDGASLVLIGNENAGERHGLTPRARIVSTAVIGSEPTIMLTGPGPACRKALDKAGLSIEDIDLIEINEAFAAVAMKLMRDLDDYPHEQTNVNGGAIAMGHPLGATGAMILGTLVDELHRREKRYGMATLCIGGGMGIATIVERV from the coding sequence ATGACCGAGGCTTACATCTACGACGCGATCCGCACCCCGCGCGGACGCGGCAAGAAGACCGGCTCGCTGCACGAGGTCAAGCCGATCTCGCTGCTCAACGGCCTGCTCGAGGAGATCAAGACCCGCAACCCCGACCTCGACGCGAACCAGGTCGACGACGTCGTCCTCGGTGTCGTCTCCCCCGTCGGCGACCAGGGCGCCGACATCTCCCGCACCGCCGTCCTCGCCGCCGGGTTCGGCGAGCAGGTGGCCGGCGTGCAGCTCAACCGCTTCTGCGGCTCCGGACTGGAGTCCGTCAACCAGGCCTCGGCCCGGGTGAAGTCCGGCTGGGAGGACCTCATCGTCGCCGGCGGCGTCGAGTCCATGAGCCGTGTGCCCATGGCCTCCGACGGTGGCGCCTGGGCGATGGACCCCCGGACCGCGCTCGACACCGACTTCGTGCCCCAGGGCATCGGCGCCGACCTCATCGCGACCCTCGAGGGCTTCAGCCGCGACGACGTCGACCAGTTCGCCGCCGAGAGCCAGGCGCGCGCCGCGAAGGCGATCGCCAACGGCTACTTCGCGAACTCGGTCATCCCCGTCAAGGACGTCAACGGCATGACGATCCTCGACCACGACGAGTTCGTGCGCGAGGGCACCACCGCCGAGTCGCTGGCCGGCCTCAAGCCGTCCTTCAAGGACCTCGGCGACTTCGCCGGGTTCGACGCGGTCGCGCTGGAGAAGTACACGACGGTCGAGAAGATCAACCACGTGCACCACGCCGGCAACAGCTCCGGCATCGTCGACGGCGCCTCGCTCGTCCTCATCGGCAACGAGAACGCCGGCGAGCGCCACGGCCTCACGCCGCGCGCCCGCATCGTCTCGACTGCGGTCATCGGCTCCGAACCGACGATCATGCTGACGGGCCCCGGACCCGCCTGCCGCAAGGCGCTCGACAAGGCCGGCCTGTCGATCGAGGACATCGACCTCATCGAGATCAACGAGGCGTTCGCCGCCGTCGCCATGAAGCTCATGCGCGACCTCGACGACTACCCGCACGAGCAGACCAACGTCAACGGCGGCGCGATCGCCATGGGCCACCCGCTCGGTGCGACTGGCGCGATGATCCTCGGCACGCTCGTCGACGAGCTGCACCGCCGCGAGAAGCGCTACGGCATGGCCACGCTGTGCATCGGCGGCGGCATGGGCATCGCCACCATCGTCGAGCGCGTCTGA